In one Arenibacter antarcticus genomic region, the following are encoded:
- a CDS encoding DUF1080 domain-containing protein: protein MKLKINYLIVCIFLVGLHGCKEKKEEKTTEVVASTVGQDDEFTPIFDGKSLDNWSGDPDYWRVENGTLVGEVTPTTLLKKNTFLIWEGGQPADFELKLEFRIAEAGNSGINYRSEKVDGIPFALRGYQADIDGKINYTGQNYEERKRTTLAYRGEKAVIKSQENPDAPDSIRGNIANNAWQSREVLESLGTSDELKTEIKSEDWNEMHLIIKGNRLQHYVNGILMSEVIDEDHINRALTGHLGVQVHVGPPMKVEYRNIRLKSL from the coding sequence ATGAAATTAAAAATCAACTATTTAATAGTATGTATTTTCTTAGTAGGGTTACATGGCTGTAAGGAAAAAAAAGAGGAGAAAACAACTGAGGTAGTTGCTTCTACTGTGGGACAAGATGATGAATTTACACCAATTTTTGATGGTAAATCCTTGGACAACTGGAGTGGAGATCCTGACTACTGGAGGGTGGAAAACGGTACCTTAGTAGGAGAGGTAACCCCAACTACTTTGCTAAAAAAGAATACGTTCTTAATCTGGGAGGGTGGACAACCTGCGGATTTTGAACTGAAATTAGAGTTTCGTATCGCCGAAGCGGGTAACAGTGGTATAAATTACCGAAGTGAAAAAGTAGATGGCATTCCTTTTGCTTTACGCGGTTATCAAGCAGATATAGATGGAAAGATTAATTATACAGGACAAAATTATGAGGAGAGAAAACGGACCACTTTGGCCTATCGAGGAGAAAAAGCGGTTATAAAGTCGCAAGAAAATCCAGATGCGCCGGACTCAATAAGGGGCAATATAGCTAATAATGCATGGCAGAGCAGGGAAGTACTAGAATCCTTGGGAACCTCTGATGAGCTAAAAACTGAGATTAAAAGCGAAGACTGGAATGAGATGCACCTTATTATTAAAGGTAACAGGCTGCAACACTATGTGAATGGTATTTTAATGAGTGAGGTAATAGATGAGGATCACATAAATAGAGCACTTACTGGGCATTTAGGAGTTCAGGTGCATGTAGGCCCCCCTATGAAGGTTGAATATAGAAATATAAGATTAAAAAGTTTATAG
- a CDS encoding sulfatase — protein sequence MNSKVQIRFCYNLFLICTIVFMVSCNEKKKEIAEQPRNTTRPNVLVLLTDQWRAQATGYAGDPNISTPHLDSLAAISVNFKNAVSGMPVCSPFRASLLTGQRPLTHGVFMNDVQLDTNAVTIAKVFHKEGYDTGYIGKWHLDGHGRLQNVAPGKRRQGFQFWKGNECTHDYNESVYYDNEDPTRKIWDGYDTFEQTDAAIGYIKERKLADNPFMMILSYGTPHAPYHTAPLEYRNRFDPKKILLRRNVPDSLKERVKKDLAGYYAHIAALDDMIGKLIKNLKDTGQFENTIIVFTSDHGDLLGSHGAYKKQQPYDESVKVPMLYYIPDNLKIVAGERDALMNSEDIMPTLLSLCNISIPNTVEGIDYRPYLEGKEEVGHATLLSCVQPFGQWSRSQHGGREYRAIKTQQYTYARDLNGPWLLFDKINDPYQLNNLVGNEGYASVQDAMEKLLSHRLKETGDEFLPGMEYIKKWGYLVDKTGTVPYTN from the coding sequence ATGAACAGTAAAGTGCAAATACGCTTTTGTTATAATCTCTTCTTGATATGTACAATTGTTTTTATGGTTTCTTGTAACGAAAAGAAAAAGGAAATAGCCGAACAACCGCGAAATACAACTAGGCCGAACGTATTGGTGCTTTTAACGGACCAATGGCGTGCTCAGGCAACGGGCTATGCCGGTGACCCCAATATAAGTACACCACATTTAGATAGTTTGGCAGCGATAAGCGTTAATTTTAAAAATGCGGTTTCCGGCATGCCTGTATGTTCCCCATTTAGGGCATCACTTTTAACAGGTCAACGTCCGTTGACGCATGGGGTCTTCATGAACGATGTACAGCTAGATACCAATGCGGTTACTATTGCGAAAGTGTTTCACAAGGAGGGATATGATACTGGCTACATAGGTAAATGGCATTTGGATGGTCATGGGAGACTACAAAATGTTGCCCCTGGAAAGAGAAGACAGGGATTCCAATTTTGGAAAGGCAATGAATGTACCCACGATTATAATGAATCTGTGTATTATGACAACGAAGATCCAACTAGAAAAATTTGGGACGGGTACGATACCTTTGAACAGACCGATGCTGCCATCGGCTATATTAAGGAAAGAAAGTTGGCCGATAATCCGTTTATGATGATTCTTTCCTACGGTACACCGCACGCGCCATACCACACCGCGCCATTGGAATATAGGAACCGATTTGATCCGAAAAAAATCCTACTCCGCAGGAATGTGCCGGATAGCCTTAAAGAACGAGTGAAAAAAGATTTAGCGGGTTATTATGCCCATATAGCAGCTCTGGATGACATGATTGGCAAGCTGATAAAAAACCTTAAAGATACGGGGCAATTTGAAAATACTATCATTGTCTTTACGTCTGATCACGGGGATTTATTGGGTTCCCATGGAGCCTATAAAAAGCAGCAACCTTACGATGAATCGGTTAAAGTGCCCATGCTATACTATATTCCTGACAATTTAAAAATTGTAGCTGGAGAACGGGATGCGTTGATGAATTCGGAAGATATAATGCCTACCCTTCTTAGTCTTTGTAATATTTCTATTCCTAACACTGTAGAGGGAATAGATTATAGGCCTTATTTGGAAGGGAAAGAGGAAGTTGGGCACGCCACCTTGCTAAGCTGTGTACAACCCTTTGGACAATGGAGCAGATCACAACATGGTGGCAGGGAATACAGAGCCATAAAGACCCAACAATACACCTATGCCAGGGATTTGAATGGTCCATGGTTACTGTTTGACAAAATAAATGACCCTTACCAGTTAAACAACCTTGTGGGAAATGAGGGATATGCTTCCGTACAGGATGCTATGGAAAAATTGCTATCCCACCGATTAAAAGAAACCGGGGACGAATTTCTTCCTGGTATGGAATACATAAAGAAATGGGGGTATCTGGTTGATAAAACAGGTACAGTACCATACACTAATTAA
- a CDS encoding 6-bladed beta-propeller: protein MTKIETNRRKFLGTTAKAAAGIFVVPHFNIINSKPKLHETIIGQGDFKYRIHKEWGNLDPSKTPVNNCHEMVMDSRGRMIMVGDDTHNNVLIYDKSGKLLDSWGIRYKGGHGLSLWNDGAEDFLFICDTDGSMIKTTLNGRELMLIGHPSQYGAYEKDDSFKPTETAIGPNGDIYIADGYGSQYVLQFTKEGEFIRKIGNGRGTDNDQFQTAHGVCIDARDKNNPTLLVTSRASNCFKRFSLEGRYLETISLPGAFVCRPVLHGDNLYAGVCWSSKVDFIEGNMQTHPTSTNPKSGFVTILDKNNTVVSNPGGTPPKYKNGKLQRMLQQEPIFHHCHDVCIDDDENIYVCQWNANKTYPIKLERI, encoded by the coding sequence ATGACTAAAATAGAAACAAATCGCAGAAAATTTCTAGGTACAACTGCCAAAGCAGCGGCGGGAATTTTTGTAGTACCTCATTTCAATATCATCAATTCCAAGCCTAAATTACATGAAACCATTATCGGTCAGGGCGATTTTAAATACAGGATACATAAAGAGTGGGGAAACCTAGATCCGAGTAAGACCCCTGTCAATAATTGTCACGAAATGGTAATGGATTCAAGGGGCCGCATGATTATGGTTGGGGACGACACCCATAATAACGTGTTAATCTACGATAAGTCTGGAAAATTATTAGACTCATGGGGCATACGTTATAAAGGGGGGCACGGTCTTTCTTTATGGAACGATGGAGCAGAAGATTTTCTTTTCATTTGCGATACAGACGGGTCTATGATAAAAACAACTTTAAACGGCAGGGAATTAATGCTGATAGGGCATCCTTCCCAATATGGGGCCTACGAAAAGGACGATTCATTTAAGCCTACTGAAACAGCTATCGGTCCCAATGGGGATATCTATATTGCCGATGGCTACGGCTCGCAATATGTACTCCAATTTACCAAAGAAGGGGAATTTATTAGAAAAATAGGAAACGGACGTGGCACCGATAATGATCAATTCCAAACCGCACATGGAGTATGTATAGACGCTAGGGATAAAAATAACCCTACCCTATTGGTCACCTCTCGTGCAAGTAATTGCTTTAAAAGATTTTCCTTAGAGGGCAGATATTTAGAAACTATTTCGCTCCCAGGAGCATTCGTTTGTCGCCCAGTACTTCATGGGGACAACTTATATGCGGGTGTTTGTTGGTCTTCAAAAGTAGATTTTATAGAAGGAAATATGCAAACCCATCCTACCAGCACCAATCCAAAATCTGGTTTTGTAACCATCTTAGATAAAAACAACACGGTGGTTTCCAATCCTGGAGGTACACCGCCCAAATATAAAAATGGCAAATTGCAGCGAATGTTGCAACAGGAACCCATTTTTCATCATTGTCATGATGTATGTATTGATGATGATGAGAACATCTATGTGTGCCAATGGAATGCCAATAAAACATATCCAATTAAATTGGAAAGAATCTAA
- a CDS encoding DUF1501 domain-containing protein, whose amino-acid sequence MATDNKNARRDFIKKMASASLAASATTIPMASFLSSCTNTIPKIPATADTVILLWMAGGMSHTETFDPKAYVPYKKGVESKRILSTFPKVPTLVDGLDFSQGLESIGGVMDKGAIIRSYKAADLGHILHTRHQYHWHTCYEPPQTVQAPHIGAWIAKELGPANPVIPPFISMGQRFTVGEAEELKAFHTAGFLGSEYGPFLIPDPSSGLDSVRPPQGMSLKRFEARYKLYKELANKSKVMEAGSDYQRESLMRSMEQSYRLLNSPESKVFDLSQEPKEVYDTYNTGRFGLGCLLAKRLAMNGGRFISVSTEYEPFLGWDTHENGHTRAAKMKELIDRPIAQLIKDLDESGHLDRTLIILASEFSRDAIMEGRPGEQVQDQVSQPDVIEDEKFYGMHRHFTDGCSILMWGGGIKKGLVYGKTADERPCSSIENPVVIDQVHQSIYHALGIHPETQYTIEGRPFYTTPDGHGRPILDLFGQPIDKSSKNVS is encoded by the coding sequence ATGGCAACGGATAATAAAAATGCACGTAGGGATTTTATTAAAAAAATGGCGTCAGCTAGTCTAGCAGCTTCAGCGACGACGATACCAATGGCCAGCTTTTTAAGCTCTTGTACCAATACTATTCCAAAAATTCCCGCTACTGCTGACACTGTTATTTTGTTGTGGATGGCGGGCGGAATGTCCCATACGGAAACGTTTGACCCTAAGGCCTATGTCCCCTATAAGAAAGGGGTTGAGAGTAAGAGGATCTTGAGTACTTTCCCTAAAGTTCCAACCCTTGTAGATGGACTCGATTTTTCACAAGGCCTGGAATCGATTGGGGGCGTCATGGACAAAGGCGCCATTATCCGTTCCTACAAAGCTGCTGATCTTGGTCACATATTACACACGAGGCATCAATACCATTGGCATACATGTTATGAGCCACCACAGACTGTACAAGCTCCTCATATAGGTGCTTGGATAGCCAAAGAATTGGGGCCTGCCAACCCCGTTATTCCACCATTTATTTCGATGGGTCAACGATTCACGGTTGGAGAGGCAGAAGAATTAAAGGCATTTCATACAGCAGGATTTCTGGGTAGCGAATACGGTCCCTTTCTAATACCAGACCCTTCTTCTGGTTTAGACAGTGTTAGACCACCGCAGGGGATGTCGCTTAAAAGGTTTGAGGCCCGGTATAAACTGTATAAAGAATTGGCCAATAAGAGCAAGGTCATGGAAGCTGGAAGCGATTATCAAAGGGAGTCCCTAATGCGTTCCATGGAACAGTCCTATCGGCTATTGAATTCCCCCGAATCAAAGGTTTTTGACCTAAGCCAAGAGCCAAAGGAGGTGTATGACACCTATAATACTGGCCGATTTGGGTTGGGATGTCTTCTGGCCAAAAGATTGGCCATGAATGGTGGTAGGTTTATAAGTGTTTCAACAGAGTACGAACCTTTCCTTGGATGGGATACGCACGAAAATGGCCATACACGAGCCGCTAAAATGAAAGAACTTATCGATAGGCCAATTGCCCAATTGATTAAAGATTTGGACGAAAGCGGTCATCTGGACAGAACCTTAATTATTCTGGCTAGCGAATTCAGTAGAGATGCCATAATGGAGGGGCGTCCTGGTGAACAAGTGCAAGACCAAGTAAGTCAACCTGATGTAATAGAGGATGAGAAGTTCTATGGTATGCACCGACATTTTACGGATGGCTGTTCTATACTGATGTGGGGAGGTGGCATTAAAAAAGGGCTAGTATACGGCAAAACCGCTGATGAAAGACCTTGTTCCTCAATAGAAAACCCAGTGGTCATTGACCAAGTACATCAGAGTATATATCATGCGTTGGGAATCCATCCAGAGACACAGTATACCATTGAAGGGAGACCATTTTATACCACCCCTGACGGGCATGGAAGACCTATCCTGGATCTATTTGGACAACCTATTGATAAAAGTTCTAAAAATGTTAGTTGA
- a CDS encoding DUF1549 domain-containing protein, with protein sequence MKDFDWIFQLLGRFHPLLVHFPIGLLVVALIFELFTIGGKRKGLREGINWMIYAGTISAILAALMGWLLSTFDDYSGDLVNYHQYAGIATAIMAIITVFLMRKKQSDYRLYRSGLFITVISLTVAGHLGANLTHGEDYLTSVLPGNNDSYDNSKLVGLLSELKKSDSLSLSQQDQLNLGVRAIFAHNCYQCHSENKHKGDLILDNKEGVFKGGEGGPVIVAGKPAASELYKRITLSPDDDNVMPKKGKVLKDNEIALIKLWIQNGAHWSDQALKVFPEAELELVKPDLPRIENQTHPVDKLIASYLDKNNIDWPSVVDDRTFIRRSYMDIIGLLPEPKDIKEFIDDSNPNKRNALIDALLNDTHNYTQHWLSFWNDLLRNDYSGTGFITGGRKQITDWLYTSLEENKHYDEMVKQLVNPTAVSEGFIKGIQWRGIVNASQRTEMQAAQNIGQSLLGVNVKCASCHNSFVSNLTLEQSYGFASIFSESTMELNRCDMPIGKMAKVNFLYPELGSVEAESIKERLLKLSEVIVKPENGRLYRTITNRYWEQLMGRGIIEPLDEMDNEPWDADLLDWLASDFVDSGYDLKHLIKQIMTSKAYQMPTANYQNIEEIKSEYVFKGPILKRMSAEQFSDAVSQLIKPVFAAVAYNPKGNGLPSSRVWHRELKFDRDVLPEPGKRYFRKTFSLPDQPIASATVLISVDHSYTLYINEKKLAQGTEWTKVDKLNVQEVLRNGTNTIAIEGINEGNIANPAGILFSMKITYSDGSELILNSDNSWKSTADHQSEGWVSIDFDDSKWQEVRNYGTKNWGKLIHFTFEQHNGEFARASLVEQHPFLKALGRPSRENVTTSRDEQATLLQALELTNGEFFNNVLEEGASIWLKRYSNDSDKIVVELYQKSLGRNPTDQEKKIMLSALGNQPKKEALQDLFWSTLILPEFQFIN encoded by the coding sequence ATGAAAGATTTTGATTGGATATTTCAGCTTTTAGGCCGTTTCCACCCCTTATTGGTACATTTTCCCATAGGTTTATTAGTCGTTGCCTTAATATTTGAGCTGTTTACGATAGGCGGAAAACGAAAAGGATTACGGGAAGGTATCAATTGGATGATTTACGCAGGAACTATCAGTGCTATATTGGCTGCCCTAATGGGCTGGTTGCTAAGTACCTTTGATGACTATAGCGGAGATTTAGTGAATTACCACCAATACGCAGGAATCGCAACTGCAATTATGGCAATTATCACTGTTTTTTTAATGCGCAAAAAACAGTCAGACTACCGACTTTATCGGTCTGGGCTTTTTATTACCGTAATATCGCTGACAGTTGCAGGACATTTAGGGGCAAACCTGACCCACGGCGAGGACTATCTAACAAGTGTTCTCCCCGGGAATAATGATTCCTACGACAATAGTAAATTGGTTGGGCTACTTTCTGAATTAAAGAAATCGGATTCCCTATCCTTATCCCAACAAGACCAACTAAATCTTGGGGTGAGGGCTATTTTTGCACATAACTGCTATCAATGCCATAGTGAAAATAAACATAAAGGTGACTTGATTCTGGATAATAAAGAAGGCGTTTTTAAAGGCGGCGAAGGGGGGCCAGTCATAGTTGCTGGTAAACCTGCAGCAAGTGAGCTGTATAAAAGGATTACCCTTTCCCCAGATGATGACAATGTTATGCCAAAGAAAGGAAAGGTATTAAAGGACAATGAAATAGCATTGATTAAATTATGGATTCAAAACGGTGCGCATTGGTCCGATCAAGCACTTAAAGTATTCCCAGAAGCAGAATTGGAACTTGTAAAACCCGATTTGCCGAGAATTGAAAACCAAACACACCCGGTGGACAAATTAATTGCGTCCTACTTAGACAAAAATAACATCGACTGGCCTTCTGTGGTCGATGACAGGACCTTTATAAGGCGTTCTTATATGGATATTATTGGGCTACTTCCCGAACCGAAGGACATCAAAGAATTTATAGATGATTCCAATCCAAATAAAAGAAACGCCCTTATTGATGCCCTTTTGAACGATACCCATAACTATACCCAACATTGGTTAAGTTTTTGGAATGATCTTTTACGGAACGACTACAGCGGAACTGGATTTATAACCGGAGGTAGAAAACAAATTACCGATTGGTTATATACCTCCTTGGAAGAAAACAAGCACTATGATGAAATGGTGAAACAACTGGTTAATCCAACCGCGGTTTCTGAAGGATTTATTAAAGGAATCCAATGGAGAGGAATAGTTAATGCCAGTCAACGCACCGAAATGCAGGCAGCCCAAAATATTGGGCAGTCCTTGTTGGGAGTTAATGTAAAATGCGCTTCATGTCACAATAGCTTTGTAAGTAACCTTACCTTGGAACAATCTTATGGGTTTGCATCAATCTTTTCAGAATCCACAATGGAGCTAAATCGATGTGATATGCCCATTGGTAAAATGGCAAAGGTGAATTTCCTTTATCCCGAATTAGGTTCCGTAGAGGCCGAAAGTATTAAGGAACGACTACTAAAACTATCTGAGGTAATCGTTAAACCCGAAAATGGTAGACTGTACCGTACTATTACCAATCGATATTGGGAACAATTAATGGGCAGGGGAATAATTGAGCCTTTGGATGAAATGGACAATGAGCCATGGGATGCCGATCTCCTAGATTGGTTAGCTTCTGATTTTGTAGATTCTGGGTATGACCTTAAACATTTGATAAAGCAAATAATGACGTCTAAGGCATATCAAATGCCAACCGCTAACTACCAAAATATAGAGGAGATAAAATCGGAATACGTATTTAAAGGGCCAATTCTTAAGCGGATGAGTGCCGAGCAGTTCTCGGATGCCGTAAGCCAATTGATTAAACCCGTATTTGCCGCAGTGGCCTATAATCCCAAGGGTAATGGGCTGCCTTCCTCTCGGGTTTGGCATAGAGAATTAAAGTTCGACAGGGATGTTCTTCCAGAACCGGGCAAGAGATATTTCCGAAAAACATTCTCACTCCCGGACCAACCTATAGCAAGTGCCACCGTCCTAATTTCCGTAGATCATTCCTATACCCTCTATATAAATGAAAAAAAATTAGCACAGGGAACGGAGTGGACAAAAGTGGATAAGCTCAATGTCCAAGAGGTTCTGAGAAATGGAACAAATACAATAGCCATTGAAGGGATTAACGAAGGGAATATCGCCAATCCTGCAGGAATACTATTCTCCATGAAAATAACCTATTCGGACGGTAGTGAACTGATACTAAACTCGGACAACAGTTGGAAAAGTACAGCTGACCACCAAAGTGAAGGTTGGGTTAGTATTGATTTTGATGATAGTAAATGGCAAGAAGTCCGTAATTATGGGACTAAAAATTGGGGTAAACTGATCCATTTTACATTTGAACAGCACAACGGAGAATTTGCACGGGCAAGTCTGGTAGAACAGCATCCGTTTTTGAAAGCTTTGGGGCGGCCAAGCAGAGAAAATGTAACCACTTCAAGAGATGAACAAGCCACTCTTTTACAAGCATTAGAATTGACCAACGGAGAGTTTTTTAATAATGTTTTGGAGGAGGGCGCTAGTATATGGCTCAAAAGGTATAGTAATGATAGTGATAAAATTGTAGTAGAACTCTATCAAAAATCACTAGGCAGGAATCCCACTGATCAAGAAAAGAAAATAATGCTTTCAGCACTAGGCAATCAACCAAAGAAAGAAGCCTTACAAGATTTATTTTGGTCTACCTTGATTTTACCTGAATTTCAATTTATAAATTAA
- a CDS encoding GTP cyclohydrolase, translating to MVTLKEVTSKSELKDFVKFPFTLYKDSPYWVPPIINDEIASFNKSKNPVFKDADAWLFLAYKNNKIVGRVAAIVNGLEVNHQNIKKMRFGWFDFIDDYEVSETMFNKVAEIGRQHELSYMEGPVGFSNMDKVGVLTEGFDHIGTMITWYNHPYYVTHYERFGLVKEKEYMENKFPFINANPLFFEKVNAIVKKRYGVKELNFTKTEEVMPMVDKMFDLFNESYSKLSSFVPMTDPQKEYFKKKYISFINPEYIKFVLDKDDNLIAFAIVMPSFSRAMQKAKGKLFPFGWYHLLNAKRNSKEVIFYLIGVHPEYQNKGVTAVIFNEYHKTFTEKGIESCIRTPELEENVAIKQLWKHFDPQIYKRRKTFRKNL from the coding sequence ATGGTCACCCTAAAAGAAGTAACATCAAAATCGGAATTAAAAGATTTCGTTAAATTTCCATTTACACTTTACAAGGATTCCCCATATTGGGTGCCTCCCATTATAAATGATGAGATAGCGTCATTTAACAAGAGTAAAAACCCAGTTTTTAAAGATGCCGATGCTTGGCTTTTTCTTGCGTACAAAAACAATAAGATCGTTGGCAGGGTGGCGGCAATCGTAAATGGGTTGGAGGTAAACCATCAGAACATAAAGAAAATGCGTTTTGGTTGGTTCGATTTTATAGACGATTATGAGGTTTCCGAAACTATGTTCAACAAAGTTGCGGAAATTGGTAGACAACATGAGCTTTCCTATATGGAGGGGCCAGTTGGATTTTCCAATATGGACAAGGTAGGTGTGCTAACAGAAGGCTTTGACCATATAGGCACTATGATTACCTGGTATAATCACCCTTACTATGTAACGCATTATGAACGCTTCGGGTTGGTGAAGGAAAAGGAATATATGGAGAATAAGTTCCCATTTATTAATGCGAATCCGTTGTTTTTCGAAAAGGTCAATGCCATAGTGAAAAAACGCTATGGGGTCAAGGAACTCAATTTCACCAAAACAGAGGAAGTTATGCCTATGGTGGATAAGATGTTCGATCTATTTAATGAAAGTTATTCGAAACTCTCTTCTTTTGTCCCAATGACGGACCCACAAAAGGAGTATTTCAAGAAAAAATATATTTCCTTTATCAATCCAGAATATATAAAGTTTGTTCTGGACAAAGACGACAATCTAATTGCATTCGCAATTGTTATGCCTTCTTTTTCTCGAGCCATGCAAAAAGCTAAGGGAAAATTATTTCCCTTTGGATGGTACCATCTACTAAATGCCAAGAGAAATAGCAAGGAAGTGATTTTTTATTTAATAGGGGTGCACCCAGAATATCAGAATAAAGGAGTTACTGCGGTAATTTTTAATGAGTACCACAAAACCTTTACGGAAAAAGGTATAGAAAGCTGTATAAGAACCCCTGAATTGGAGGAAAATGTGGCGATCAAACAGTTATGGAAGCATTTTGACCCTCAGATTTACAAAAGGAGAAAAACGTTCCGAAAAAATTTGTAA
- a CDS encoding transporter: MKYYVSLKHINQLILIVISAFPLCGFSQYTDLINSNRPGLSVSAYALGSNVLQAEFGVGLEQQDHSRLATESNILGADLSLRYGLFFETLEINYEGTFDHQNKTYLNTGVEVTNSDFSKNRLGLKYLIFDPFKNPENNKPDLYSWRANNKFRFKNLIPAISVYVGANFVLGDNPYYRGEDIVSPRVMVATQSSLTSRLVLTTNFAYDRIRTPFPERSYIISLSHALRNPKWSVFVENQGINSERYSDVLLRSGVAHLIGDNMQVDLNFGASFKNTPSRIFGAMGMSYRLDMHKDKLKAIEDQNAGKNGGRINRNSMLKKTKKQNKDSGAEDIDLGPTKKQLRKARKMDKKNQGEIDF, encoded by the coding sequence ATGAAATATTATGTTTCCTTGAAACACATTAATCAGTTGATACTTATTGTGATTAGCGCTTTTCCTTTGTGTGGCTTCTCGCAATATACCGATTTAATCAATTCCAACAGGCCAGGGTTATCCGTTAGTGCCTATGCATTGGGATCGAACGTTTTACAGGCCGAATTTGGAGTGGGGTTAGAACAACAGGACCATTCAAGATTGGCAACGGAATCCAATATATTAGGTGCCGACCTTTCTTTACGGTACGGTCTTTTTTTTGAAACACTGGAAATTAATTACGAGGGTACTTTTGACCATCAGAACAAAACCTATCTCAACACTGGGGTAGAAGTAACAAATTCAGACTTTTCCAAAAACCGCTTAGGCCTCAAGTATTTGATTTTTGATCCCTTTAAAAATCCAGAAAACAACAAACCTGACCTGTACAGTTGGAGAGCAAACAACAAATTTAGATTTAAAAACCTAATTCCCGCCATATCCGTATATGTGGGCGCAAATTTTGTTTTGGGGGACAATCCATATTATCGCGGGGAAGATATTGTATCCCCAAGGGTTATGGTGGCCACCCAAAGTAGCTTGACCTCAAGATTAGTACTTACTACCAATTTTGCTTATGACCGGATTAGAACACCGTTTCCTGAACGGAGTTACATCATCTCCCTTTCCCATGCATTAAGAAATCCGAAATGGAGTGTATTTGTAGAGAATCAGGGTATTAATAGCGAACGTTATTCCGATGTTTTACTACGGAGCGGCGTAGCGCATCTAATAGGTGACAATATGCAGGTGGACCTAAATTTTGGGGCTAGTTTTAAAAACACTCCCAGCAGAATTTTTGGAGCAATGGGCATGTCCTATAGGCTAGATATGCACAAGGATAAATTAAAGGCCATAGAGGACCAGAACGCAGGTAAAAATGGTGGTCGTATCAACAGAAACAGCATGTTGAAAAAGACTAAAAAACAGAATAAGGATTCGGGAGCAGAGGATATAGACCTTGGGCCAACTAAAAAGCAACTCCGAAAAGCAAGAAAAATGGATAAAAAAAACCAAGGGGAAATTGATTTCTAA
- a CDS encoding DUF4834 family protein → MGFLKTILIILLVYYSLKILVKWLGPIMLRYAAKKTEEHFKEKFKGFSAQNQQDDSQIGDIIIEKKPENQRKSTKNVGEYIDFEEIE, encoded by the coding sequence ATGGGGTTTTTAAAAACAATTCTAATTATACTCTTAGTATACTATTCACTTAAAATTTTAGTGAAATGGTTGGGCCCAATAATGCTTAGATATGCCGCAAAAAAAACTGAGGAACATTTTAAGGAAAAATTTAAAGGTTTCTCCGCTCAAAATCAACAAGACGATTCGCAGATTGGCGATATAATAATAGAAAAAAAACCTGAAAATCAAAGAAAATCCACGAAAAATGTCGGGGAGTATATTGATTTTGAAGAAATTGAATAA